One window of Proteiniborus ethanoligenes genomic DNA carries:
- the spoVT gene encoding stage V sporulation protein T: MKATGIVRRIDDLGRVVIPKEIRRTLRIREGDPLEIFTDREGEVILKKYSPIGELNEFATEYAESLYENISHTSVICDRDTIVAISGGSKKEYLDKRVSPELEKIMESKETYVATGTTKPIRLASDELNPEKYTSQIIAPIVTQGDPIGAVVLVSKEPNAKMGDIETKLAETAAGFLSKQMEQ; the protein is encoded by the coding sequence GTGAAGGCTACTGGAATTGTAAGGAGAATAGATGATCTTGGCAGAGTGGTAATACCAAAAGAAATCAGGCGAACTCTTAGGATAAGAGAAGGAGATCCTTTAGAAATATTTACTGATAGGGAAGGAGAAGTAATCCTAAAAAAATATTCACCTATAGGGGAACTAAATGAATTCGCTACTGAATACGCAGAGTCTTTATATGAAAACATAAGCCATACTTCAGTTATTTGTGATAGGGATACTATAGTTGCAATATCAGGAGGATCTAAAAAAGAGTACTTAGATAAAAGAGTAAGTCCTGAACTAGAGAAAATTATGGAAAGCAAAGAAACCTATGTGGCAACAGGTACAACTAAGCCTATTAGACTAGCCTCTGATGAATTGAATCCAGAAAAATACACTAGTCAAATCATAGCACCTATAGTTACACAAGGAGACCCAATTGGGGCAGTGGTTTTAGTATCAAAGGAGCCAAATGCAAAAATGGGAGATATAGAAACTAAACTAGCAGAAACAGCAGCAGGATTTTTATCAAAACAAATGGAACAATAA
- a CDS encoding putative polysaccharide biosynthesis protein, producing the protein MTRDNFLKGAAILGVSGLIVKILGAFYRIPLSNMIGDEGMGYYQTAYPLYVLLVAISTSGFPTAIAKIVSEKRALQDYRGAHRVFKISFMGFLFAGIITSIFVFFTAGYIVELVGNEDAYYSLIAMSPALFFVPIMSAFRGYFQGRQTMVPTAMSQFVEQLFRVSIGLFLAYQLVGLGLPQAAGGASFGASAGGIAGTIIIVIIYFKERKNILHEMDKSVATKPESVGKIVKDILVIAIPITIGASILPIISTIDTFLIMRRLQEIGFTQKEATALYGQLTGNAQTLINLPQVLSMAIAISLVPAVSSAFAKKNFESIRNITKSGVRVTLLIGLPSAFGLFILSTPIIDLLYYNYDLSQMQSTGAILQVLALSLVFLTLIQSLTAILQGIGKIMVPVKNLAIGAVVKTIFTYILTGIPSINIKGAAISTIMAYLVAAILNFIEVKRYTKVQFKFKDTFLKPIISTFIMTVTVWAVYRYSVLLLGSKISTVLSIGVGGVVYIIALLLTGALTTEDFELLPKGEVIAKKLKSKGLLRG; encoded by the coding sequence ATGACTAGAGATAACTTTTTAAAAGGAGCAGCTATATTAGGGGTATCAGGCCTTATAGTAAAGATTTTAGGAGCATTCTATAGAATTCCCCTCTCGAATATGATAGGGGACGAAGGTATGGGTTATTATCAAACCGCCTATCCTTTGTATGTTCTTTTAGTTGCCATATCTACATCAGGATTTCCAACAGCAATTGCTAAAATTGTTTCAGAAAAGAGAGCCTTGCAGGATTATAGAGGAGCTCATAGAGTTTTTAAAATATCATTTATGGGTTTTCTTTTTGCAGGTATAATTACATCCATATTTGTTTTTTTTACGGCAGGATATATAGTAGAACTAGTAGGCAACGAAGATGCTTATTATTCTCTAATCGCCATGTCACCTGCATTATTCTTCGTTCCAATAATGTCTGCATTTAGAGGATATTTTCAAGGGCGACAGACCATGGTTCCAACGGCAATGTCTCAGTTTGTAGAGCAACTATTTAGAGTTTCCATAGGCTTATTCCTTGCATATCAGCTAGTAGGTTTAGGACTCCCACAAGCAGCAGGTGGAGCTTCATTTGGAGCATCTGCTGGCGGTATTGCAGGTACTATAATAATTGTTATTATATATTTTAAAGAAAGAAAAAACATTTTACATGAAATGGACAAAAGTGTAGCTACTAAGCCTGAAAGTGTAGGGAAAATAGTAAAAGATATATTAGTTATAGCCATACCTATAACTATTGGTGCATCCATACTTCCTATAATTAGTACCATAGATACCTTTCTTATTATGAGAAGACTACAAGAAATAGGCTTTACACAAAAGGAAGCGACAGCACTATATGGACAACTTACAGGCAATGCACAAACCTTAATCAATCTTCCTCAGGTATTATCCATGGCAATAGCCATAAGTTTGGTACCAGCAGTATCTAGTGCATTTGCAAAGAAAAACTTTGAAAGTATTCGTAATATAACTAAATCTGGGGTTCGTGTAACCTTACTTATAGGCTTACCATCAGCATTTGGCTTATTCATATTGTCTACACCTATTATTGATCTTTTATATTATAATTATGATTTATCTCAAATGCAGAGCACCGGAGCAATACTTCAAGTTTTGGCACTTAGCTTAGTGTTTTTAACATTGATACAATCTCTTACAGCCATACTTCAGGGTATAGGAAAGATAATGGTGCCTGTTAAAAACCTAGCTATAGGAGCTGTAGTAAAAACAATATTTACTTATATATTAACAGGTATACCTTCAATAAATATAAAAGGAGCTGCAATAAGTACAATAATGGCTTATTTAGTCGCTGCCATACTAAATTTTATTGAAGTTAAAAGGTATACTAAGGTCCAATTTAAATTTAAGGACACTTTTTTAAAGCCCATAATATCTACATTTATAATGACAGTTACTGTATGGGCTGTTTATAGATATTCAGTTCTTCTGTTAGGAAGTAAGATTTCAACTGTTTTATCTATAGGAGTAGGTGGGGTAGTATATATAATAGCTCTCCTTTTAACAGGTGCATTAACGACTGAAGATTTTGAACTTTTACCTAAAGGAGAAGTAATAGCAAAAAAATTAAAGTCAAAAGGGCTTCTAAGAGGCTAA